Proteins encoded by one window of Arachis hypogaea cultivar Tifrunner chromosome 1, arahy.Tifrunner.gnm2.J5K5, whole genome shotgun sequence:
- the LOC112695317 gene encoding probable enoyl-CoA hydratase 2, mitochondrial, protein MGALRVLMKRSLSTSKPYLTPNHPSLTFATLHQYHNRRNLFLHHSASDFVKLHKLSATDSACYRDCGDLDRPGAKNAIGKEMLRGLTRAFEFINQESNVNVAMICSSVPGVFCAGADLKERRNMSQSEVKVFVNSLRSAFLYLEKVCIPTIAVIEGVALGGGLEMALACDIRICGENALMGLPETGLAIIPGAGGTQRLPRLVGNAIAKEIIYTGREINGKEALSLGAEYKR, encoded by the exons ATGGGCGCTTTGAGAGTGTTGATGAAGAGGTCTCTATCCACCTCCAAACCCTACCTTACTCCCAATCACCCATCGCTCACCTTCGCCACACTGCATCAATACCACAACCGCAGAAATCTTTTTCTCCACCATTCTGCTTCTGACTTCGTTAAGCTTCACAAACTCTCTGCCACTGATTCCG CTTGTTATAGGGATTGTGGAGACTTGGATAGACCTGGTGCTAAAAATGCTATAGGGAAAGAGATGCTGCGAGGATTAACTCGTGCCTTTGAATTTATTAATCAGGAATCAAATGTTAATGTTGCCATGATCTGCAGTTCAGTCCCTGGCGTATTTTGTGCTGGGGCAGATTTAAAG GAGCGCAGAAACATGAGTCAATCAGAGGTTAAGGTTTTTGTGAATTCTCTTCGCTCCGCTTTCTTATATTTAGAG AAGGTTTGCATACCTACTATTGCTGTTATTGAAGGAGTTGCACTTGGGGGTGGACTTGAAATGGCCCTGGCATGTGATATTAGAATATGTG GGGAAAATGCTCTGATGGGTTTGCCCGAAACTGGACTCGCCATAATCCCTGG GGCAGGTGGAACACAACGACTACCTAGATTGGTTGGAAACGCAATAGCAAAGGAGATTATATATACTGGTCGAGAGATTAATGGCAAAGAGGCTCTGTCCTTAG GTGCTGAATACAAAAGATAG